The nucleotide sequence CATGCGGACGCCCGCGATCTCCATCAGGACCTGGTGCACGGCCACGTCAGCCCTCCACCGCGGCGCGCTCCTGGAGCGCGTCGATCTCCGAGCGCACGAGCGAGGTGTGGATGGTGAGGCACAGGCCCGAGATCTCCTGGGCGCGCTCGACCGCGCGGGCCCTCGAGGCGGCGTCCCGGCGGGAGGTGAGGGGCGCGACGGCGCGCTCCACGAGGCCCAGCTCCCGGTCCGCGGCGGCCTTGAAGGGGCGCAGGTGGCGCGGTTCCAGACCGTGGGCCGTCAGCGCGAGGGCCGCCCGGGTGATGGCGAGGGCGTGGTCGTCGAAGGCCCCGTTCTGCTCCCGGATCAGCCCGTAGCTCACGAGCTCCCGGACGAGCGGGATGCCGGCGCCCGTGCGGGCGGCGAGCTCCCGCAGGTTGTAGGTGCGCGGCGCGCTGACGACCGGCAGGGGGGCGGTGACCGGATCGGCGGGCTCCGCGGTGCGCCGGGCGTCGTCGGCGCGGGCGTCCTCGTCGGCGTCCAGCCGCTCCCGGATCACCTTCAGCGGGAGGTAGCGGTCGCGCTGGAGCTCCAGGATCCGGCGCAGCCGGTCCACGTCCGCGCGCGAGAACTTGCGGTAGCCGGACGCGGTGCGCGCCGGGTGGACCAGGCCCTTGTCCTCCAGGAAGCGCAGCTTCGAGGCGGTGATGCCGGGGTGGTCCTCGCCGAGCTCCTTGAGCACGGCGCTGATGCCCACCCGGGCCTCGTGCTGGACGTCGTCCCGGTGGGGATCGGTCTCCGCGGGGTCGGTCATGGCTCCCTTCTACTGGTCCGACTGCGAGCGCAGCGAACGGTAGAACGTGAACCGGAACTTCCCGATCTGGACCTCGTCGCCGTTGTCCAGCTGCGCGCTGTCCACGCGGTCGCCGTTGACGTAGGTGCCGTTCAGGGATCCGGAGTCGATGATCTCGAAGGAGTCGCCGCGCCGGACGAACCGCGCGTGCCGGCGCGAGACGGTGACGTCGTCCAGGAAGATCTCGGAGGACGGGTGGCGGCCGGCGGGGACCTCGTCCCGGTCCAGCAGGAAGCGTGACCCGGAGCCGCCGCTGTCGTGGGCCACGAGCAGGGCGCTGCGCGGCGGGAGCGCGGAGACCGCCGAGCTCTCCTCGGGGGAGAGCTTGTGCGAAGCCGCGTGCGAGAGGACCTCGGCCACGATCTGGATCGACGTGGTCTCCGGCTCCCCCTGGGGTGCGTTCGAGCCGTTCTGGGTTCTGGACATCTCTTCCCTCGACTGGTGACGTGTTGGTGGACGGGTCCTGTGGGACCCCTGCCCCGCGACCTCCTGTCCCGGCGGTCCCCGGGCGACCGGCCGGAGCCACCCGGTTGCTTGTCAGTGTACCGGGTGGTGGAGACACGGAGGGGCGGCCGGGACACGTCCCGGCTCGCGCGTGGTCGGGTCCTGCGCGGGTCAGTCGAGCTGGGCGGCGTACCCCTCGGCGTCGAGCAGCCCGGAGCGGTAGTCCTCGCCGGAGGGGCGGACCGCGAACAGCCAGCCCTCCGCGTAGGGGGCGGAGTTCACGGTCCCGGGCTCGGCCTCGAGCGCCTCGTTGACCGCGGTGACCTCGCCGGAGACGGGGGCGAAGATGTCGCTCACGGACTTGGTGGACTCGATCTCGCCCACGGCGGCGCCCGCCTCGACGCTCTCCCCCACCTCGGGCAGCTGGACGAACACGACGTCGCCCAGCTCGCCCTGCGCGTGGTCGGTGATCCCGATGCGCACCGCGCCGTCGGCGTCGGGGCCCGCGATCCACTCGTGCTCGGCCGTGTAGGACAGGTCGGCGGGGATGTTGCTCATGGGGTGGCTCCTGGTCCGGCGGGTGCGGTCGGCTCGATTATGGCACAGACGTCCCCGTGGCCCGAGGGCGCGGGACCTCGCGGGTGTCGGCCGCTCAGCGGCCCTCCCACGCGGTGATCTCGGCGTGGATCGCCCGCTTGCGCTCCGTCCCCGCGAAGGACGCGTCCACCGAGTTGCGGGCCAGTGCGACGGCCTGCTCGTCGGTCAGTCCCAGCGCGTCGCGCAGGTCCTGGAAGACGTCTCCCACGTAGCCGCCGAAGTAGGCCGGGTCGTCGGAGTTGACCGTGACCAGCAGTCCGCGCTCGAGCATGTCCAGGATCGGGTGGTCGGCGAGCGTGTCGACCACGCGCAGCCGCACGTTGGACAGCGGGCACACGGTGAGCGGGACCCGCTCCGCGACGAGGCGGTCCACGAGCTCCGGGTCGCTCAGGCACTGGATGCCGTGGTCCACCCGCTCCACGCGCAGCACGTCGAGGGCCTCCCGGACGTACTCGGGACCCGCCTCCTCCCCCGCGTGGGCGACGACGTGCAGTCCGGCCGCCCGCGCCCGCGCGTAGACCTCCTCGAAGAGCGCCGGGGGATGGCCGACCTCGGCCGAGTCGAGGCCGATCCCGTCGATGCGCGGCAGCTGGTCCCCGAGGGAGTCGAAGAGCTCGACGGCCTCCGCGGCGGGCCGGTCCCGCAGGAAGCACAGCAGCAGCGTGCTGGTCAGGCCGTGCTCGGCCCGGGCGGCGTCGAGGGCGGCGCGGATGCCGTCGACCACCGTCCCGAGCGGCACGCCCCGGGCGGTGTGCGCCTGCGGGTCGAAGAAGACGTCGACGTGCCGCAGGCCCTGCGCCGCCGCGCGCTCGAGGTAGGCCCGGGTCAGCGCCTCGAAGTCGGAGGCGTCGCGCAGCACCGCCATCGTGGCGTAGTAGAGCGCGAGGAACGAGGACAGGTCCTCGAAGTCGTACTGCCGCCGCAGCTCCTCGACGGAGCCGTAGGGCATCTCCACCCCGTTCTTGGCGGCGAGCGCGAACGCGAGCTCGGGCTCGAGGGTGCCCTCGATGTGCAGGTGCAGCTCCGCCTTGGGCAGGGTGTGCAGGTCGTTCAACTCCGGCGCTCCTTCGCGGTCGGCCCCGGGGACCGGAGCACTCGACGTCCCGTGCAGTGTATGCGCCGCGGTCGGCGGCGGGGCTCCGCCCCCGCTGCCGGGTCGCCCCGCACCGCCCGACCGCCGTCGGCTCCGCGGCCGGAGTGCTCTAGGCTCGCGAGCGGAGCCGCTCGGAGGAAGGAGTGCCGGATGTCCGGTGTCGTGGTGGTCGGACAGGTGGGACGGGATCTCGTGCTGACCGTGGCGGAGCTGCCGGCGGAGGGCGGTTCCGCCGACGTGCTCGAGCGGCAGGAGCTGCTCGGCGGCAAGGGCGCGAACCAGGCCGTGGCGTGCCGCCAGCTCGGCGCCGAGGTCGCCCTGGTGGGGGTCGTGGGCACCGACTCCGCCGGCACGGAGGTGCTCGCCCAGGCCGCGGCCGACGGGATCGACGTCGGCGCCGTGGTGCGCCGCGCCGGCGCCCCGACCGCGCTGCTCGTCGACCTCGTGGGGCCGCGCGGGGTCCGCCGCCTGCTGGAGGACGTGGACTCCGGGATGCTGCTGGACGCCGGGGACGTGCGCGCGAGCCGGGACCTGTTGCGCTCGGCGGACGCCGTGCTGGTGCAGCTGCAGCAGCCGGGGGCGGCCGTGACGGAGGCCCTCGAGGCGGCCGCGGCGGGGGGCGCGATCGTGGTGGCCGACGGCGCCCCGGCGGACGGGGCGGTGCGCCGGCGGGTGCTGGGCACCGCGGACGTGGTGCGCGCGGACACCGCCGAGACGGAGGCACTGGTGGGCTGGGCGCCGCAGGACGTGCCGGGGACGGTGCGGGCCGCGGAGTCGCTGCTCGCGGAGGGCCCGCGCGTCGTCGCCCTGGCCACCGGCGAGGGCGACGTGGTCGCCTGGCCGGGCGGGCACGTGCTCCTGCCCCACCTGGGCGAGGATCCCGTGGACCCCACCGGGGCGGGCGACTCGTTCGTGGCCGCGCTCACCGTCGCGCTGCTGCGCGGGGAGAGCCCCGAGTCCGCCGCCTGGTGGGCCGCGGCGGCGGCGGCCGAGGTGGTCGGCAGCGCCGGCGGCCGGCCGGACCTCGACCTGGACCGGCTGCGGGAGTCGGCTTCCCGGGCCCGCCGGTAGGCAGCACGGGTGCCGGAGGCGCCGTCCCCGGGAACGAGAGAAGGCCGGTGGTCCGCGTTCCCGCGGTCCACCGGCCTCGAATCGTCGGGCTGACAGGATTTGAACCTGCGACCCCTTGACCCCCAGTCAAGTGCGCTACCAAGCTGCGCCACAGCCCGAAGTGCTCAGTACGTTCCCGCCCCGAGCACTCGCATCACATTACAGCAAGCTCCGGCGGAATTCATCTCGGCGGGCGCCTCAGCGCTTCCGGTTCCGCTTCTCCCGCACGCGCATGGACACCTCGATGGGGGTGCCCTCGAAACCGAAGGTCTCGCGGAGGCGGCGGGTGATGAACCGCCGGTACCCGGGGTCGAGGAAACCGGTGGTGAACAGCACGAAGCGCGGCGGCCGGGAGGAGGCCTGGGTGCCGAAGAGGATGCGCGGCTGCTTGCCGCCGCGCACGGGGTGCGGGTGGGCGGCCACGATCTCGCCGAGGAACGCGTTGAGCCGCCCGGTGGGGACGCGGGTGTCCCACGAGGCCAGGGCGGTCTCCAGGGCGGGGACCAGCCGGTCCTTGTGCCAGCCGGTCTTCGCCGAGACGTTCACCCGCGGCGCCCAGGCCACGTGCGCGAGGTCGCGGTCGATCTCCCGCTCCAGGTAGTAGCGGCGGTCCTCGTCCATGAGGTCCCACTTGTTGAAGGCGAGCACGAGGGCGCGCCCGGAGTCCACGGCCAGCTGCAGGATGCGGACGTCCTGCTCGGAGAGCACCTCGTCCGCGGCCAGCAGCACCACGGCCACCTCGGCGCGCTCGAGGGCGGCCTGGGTGCGCAGGGACGCGTAGAAGTCCGCGCCCTGGGCCATGTGCACGCGGCGGCGGATGCCCGCGGTGTCGATGAAGCGCCAGGGCTTGCCGCCCAGCTCGATGAGCTCGTCCACGGGGTCGCGGGTGGTCCCGGCCAGGGGATCCACGACGACGCGCTCGGAGCCGGCCAGCTTGTTGAGCAGCGAGGACTTGCCCACGTTCGGGCGTCCGATGAGCGCCACGCGGCGGGGCCCGCCGGTCAGCTCGGTCTCGGCCACGGCGGAGAACTCCGGCAGCAGGTCCGTGACCGCGTCGAGGACGTCGGCGGCGCCGCGCCCGTGCAGGGCGGACACCGGGTGCGGCTCCCCCATGCCGAGGGACCACAGGTAGGTGGCCTCGACCTCGAGCTGCGGGGAGTCCACCTTGTTGGCGACCAGGATCACCGGCTTCCGGACCTTGCGCAGCATCTTCACGATGGCCTCGTCCGCGGCGGTGACGCCCACGGTGGCGTCGAGCACGAGCAGCACGGCGTCGGCGAACTCCACGGCCATCTCGGCCTGCTCGGCGACGCGGGCGTTGATGCCCTTGGCGTCGTACTCCCACCCGCCGGTGTCCACGAGGGTGAAGTTGCGCCCGTTCCAGGTGGCCCGGTAGGAGACGCGGTCCCGGGTCACGCCCGGGGTGTCCTCCACGACGGCCTCGCGCCGGCCGAGGATGCGGTTGACGAGGGTCGACTTGCCGACGTTGGGGCGGCCCACGATGGCGAGCACCGGGGCGGGCCGGCGCACGGGGGCCTGGTCCCCGTCCTCCGCCCACTCGGCGAGCAGCGCGGCGTCCTCCTCGTCGAGCTCGTAGTCCTCGAGCCCGGCCCGCAGCGCCTGCGCGCGCTGCTCGGCCTCGTCGTCGTCGATGGCCGCGAGCCGCTGGGCGACGTCGTCCGTGGTGCCGCCGAGGATCTCGGCCTCGTAGGGGTCGTGGGCGGTGTCGTGCGCGGAGTTCTCGGGGTTGCCGGTCATGGCTGTCCTTCGCTGGGCCGGGTGCGGCCGGTCGGGGTGCGGAAAAATGTCGGGGGAGGCGGTGCGGAACGGTTCAGGTGGAGCGGCCCGCGGCCCGGACGACCACGTCGATGACGGCCTGGACCGTCTGCTCCACGGTGAGCTCGGAGGAGTCGATCGTCACGACGCCGTCGGCGGCCTCGGTGAAGTTCACGACCGTCGCGTCCTTGGCGTCCCGGCCCACGACCCGGGCCCGCAGCTGCTCGGCGTCCTCGACGCCGCCGTTCTGCAGGCCGCGCCGGGCCATCCGGGCCCGTTCGTCGGCGGTGAGCAGGATCCGGGCGTCGGCGTCCGGGGCCACCACGGTGGTGGTGTCCCGGCCCTCGGCCACGATCCGCCGGCCGCTGTCCGCGATGAGCTCCTGCTGGCGGGCCACCAGCACCGCCCGCGCGGCCTGGTTGGTGGCCACGGCGCTGACCGCCTCGGTCACCCGGGCGCCGCGGATCTCGACGCCCACGTCGGTCCCGCCCACGAACACCCGCTCCCGGTCGGGGTCGGTGCCCTGGGCGAGCGGGAAGGAGCGGGCGGCCTCGACCACGGCGCCGCCGTCGGAGAGGTCCACCCCGCGGTCGAGGCACCACCACGTCAGCGCGCGGTACATCGCGCCCGTGTCCAGGTAGGCGAGGCCGAAGCGGCGGGCGACCTCCTTGGACACGCTGGACTTGCCGGAGCCGGAGGGCCCGTCGATGGCGACGACCAGCTGCCGGCCGGCGGCGGCCGGCGTCCCGGTGCCGGGTGCTGCGCTGCGGGCGGTGTTCGTTCCGGTGTTCACTGCACGACCTTCCATCCGCGCTCCTGGAGCGCCTCGACGAGTTCCTTGCGGCGGTTGGGCAGCACGGAGACCTCCACGAGGCCCACGGGCTGGCCCGGGGAGTGCTCGAGGCGCAGGTCCTCGAGGTTGACGCCGATCTCCCCGATCTCGGTGAGCAGCCGGGCGATCTGCCCGGGGACGTCCCCGACGAGCACGGTGAGGGCCGCGAACGCGCGGGGCGCGCCGCCGTGCTTGCCCGGGATCCGGGCCCGGCCGGCGTTGCCCTCCGACATCAGCTGGGCGATGTCCAGCCGGGCGCCCGGGGCGCGCGGGGCCTCGAGCGTGGCGATGAGCCGGTCGAGGTCCTCGCGCACCCCGTGCAGGGACGCCACCACGGGAGCGGCGTTCGCGGAGAGGATCTGCACCCACAGGCCCGGGTCGGAGGCGGCGATGCGGGTAGTGTCCCGCAGCCCCTGGCCCGCGAGGGACAGGTGGTGCAGCGGGGTGTCCTGCAGCCGGGAGGCCAGCAGGGAGGACATCACCTGCGGCAGGTGGGAGATCAGCGCCACGGTCGCGTCGTGCTCGCGGGCGTCCATGAACGTGACCGTCGCCCCGAGGTCCACGGCCAGGTTCTTCGCCGCGGCCAGCGCCGCGGGCGCGGAGCGGCCCGAGTCGCACACGACCCAGGGCATGGACGTGAACAGCTCGCCGCGGGCGGCCACGGGGCCGGACTTCTCCCGCCCGGCCATGGGGTGGGTGCCCACGTAGCGGGTGAGGTCCCCGCCCCGGGCGCGCACGTCCTCCAGCACGGACTCCTTCACGGAGGCGATGTCGAGGACGACCGCCTCCGGGTGGCGTCCCAGCGCCTCGACCACGGTCTCGGCGGTGACGTCGGGCGGGGTGGCGACGACGACGAGGGCCGGCTCCGGCACCCGGTCCTGCCCCGCCGCGCGGCAGGAGCGGCCGGCGCCGATGTCCTGGGCCACGGCCTCGGCGGTGGGCGAGGAGTCCTGCAGCCAGACGTCCACGCCGAGGTGGCGCAGGCCCAGGCCGATGCTGGCGCCGAGCAGGCCGGCGCCGACCACGAGCACGGGCCCGGCGGTCGCCGCGGGGGTCGGCGGTGCGGTGGGGGTCTGCGTCACGGGCGCTCCCTACATGCCCACCGAGGCGAGGAGGTGCCCGACCTCGGTCTTCGACAGGCGGCGGATGGTGCCCTGGCGCTGGTCCCCGATCCGGATGGGGCCGACCTCGGTGCGCACGAGCTTCTCGACGGGGTGGCCCACGGCGTCGAAGAGCCGGCGCACGATGCGGTTGCGCCCGGAGTGCAGGACGACCTCGACGAGCAGGTGGCCGGGGGTGGAGTCCACGAGCCGGAAGGAGTCGACGGAGGCGATGCCGTCCTCGAGCTCGACGCCGGCCTTCATGGCCGCGCCGACGCCCTTCTCCATGGGCCCGCGGACCTGCACGAGGTAGGTCTTGGGGACCTCGTAGGAGGGGTGGGTGAGCCGGTTGGTCAGCTCGCCGTCGTTGGTCAGCAGCAGGAGGCCCTCGGTCTCGACGTCGAGGCGGCCCACGTGGAAGACGCGCTCGTTCTTCTGCTGGTTGAGGTAGTCGGCCACGCACGGCCGGCCCTCGGGGTCCTCCATGGTGGAGAGCACCCCCTCGGGCTTGTTGAAGGCGTAGTAGACGAGGTTCTCGTCGAGCTGCACGCGGACGCCGTCGACGTGGATCTCGACGGTGTCCGGGTCCACGCGGATGCCGAGCTCGGTGATGGTCTCCCCGTTGACCTGCACGCGGCCGGCCTCGATCATCTCCTCGCACACGCGCCGCGAGGCCACGCCGGCCTGGGCCATGAGCTTCTGCAGGCGCACCCCGTCCGGGTCGTGCTGGTCGAGCCGGTCCACGGGCGGGTTCTTGGGCCGGCGCTTGCGGTGCGGCGGGCGGTACGGGGTGGCGGGCATCCGCCGGGCGCTCTTCTCGGAGGACGCGAACGGGCGGGGCCCGCGGTCCTGACCGGTGCCCGTCGAGGACCCGCCCTTGGCTGCGCCACCCTTGCCGGCGCCCCCCTTGGCTGCGCCACTCTTGGCTGCGCCACCCTTGGCGGGGCCGCGGCCGGGAACGCCCTTCCCGCCCTGGAACGA is from Kocuria rosea and encodes:
- a CDS encoding prephenate dehydrogenase — protein: MTQTPTAPPTPAATAGPVLVVGAGLLGASIGLGLRHLGVDVWLQDSSPTAEAVAQDIGAGRSCRAAGQDRVPEPALVVVATPPDVTAETVVEALGRHPEAVVLDIASVKESVLEDVRARGGDLTRYVGTHPMAGREKSGPVAARGELFTSMPWVVCDSGRSAPAALAAAKNLAVDLGATVTFMDAREHDATVALISHLPQVMSSLLASRLQDTPLHHLSLAGQGLRDTTRIAASDPGLWVQILSANAAPVVASLHGVREDLDRLIATLEAPRAPGARLDIAQLMSEGNAGRARIPGKHGGAPRAFAALTVLVGDVPGQIARLLTEIGEIGVNLEDLRLEHSPGQPVGLVEVSVLPNRRKELVEALQERGWKVVQ
- the der gene encoding ribosome biogenesis GTPase Der, giving the protein MTGNPENSAHDTAHDPYEAEILGGTTDDVAQRLAAIDDDEAEQRAQALRAGLEDYELDEEDAALLAEWAEDGDQAPVRRPAPVLAIVGRPNVGKSTLVNRILGRREAVVEDTPGVTRDRVSYRATWNGRNFTLVDTGGWEYDAKGINARVAEQAEMAVEFADAVLLVLDATVGVTAADEAIVKMLRKVRKPVILVANKVDSPQLEVEATYLWSLGMGEPHPVSALHGRGAADVLDAVTDLLPEFSAVAETELTGGPRRVALIGRPNVGKSSLLNKLAGSERVVVDPLAGTTRDPVDELIELGGKPWRFIDTAGIRRRVHMAQGADFYASLRTQAALERAEVAVVLLAADEVLSEQDVRILQLAVDSGRALVLAFNKWDLMDEDRRYYLEREIDRDLAHVAWAPRVNVSAKTGWHKDRLVPALETALASWDTRVPTGRLNAFLGEIVAAHPHPVRGGKQPRILFGTQASSRPPRFVLFTTGFLDPGYRRFITRRLRETFGFEGTPIEVSMRVREKRNRKR
- a CDS encoding FHA domain-containing protein is translated as MSRTQNGSNAPQGEPETTSIQIVAEVLSHAASHKLSPEESSAVSALPPRSALLVAHDSGGSGSRFLLDRDEVPAGRHPSSEIFLDDVTVSRRHARFVRRGDSFEIIDSGSLNGTYVNGDRVDSAQLDNGDEVQIGKFRFTFYRSLRSQSDQ
- a CDS encoding pseudouridine synthase, producing MATSRSSSGRPGPGGRRAPGSQGGQKPRTGQGGTSFQGGKGVPGRGPAKGGAAKSGAAKGGAGKGGAAKGGSSTGTGQDRGPRPFASSEKSARRMPATPYRPPHRKRRPKNPPVDRLDQHDPDGVRLQKLMAQAGVASRRVCEEMIEAGRVQVNGETITELGIRVDPDTVEIHVDGVRVQLDENLVYYAFNKPEGVLSTMEDPEGRPCVADYLNQQKNERVFHVGRLDVETEGLLLLTNDGELTNRLTHPSYEVPKTYLVQVRGPMEKGVGAAMKAGVELEDGIASVDSFRLVDSTPGHLLVEVVLHSGRNRIVRRLFDAVGHPVEKLVRTEVGPIRIGDQRQGTIRRLSKTEVGHLLASVGM
- the cmk gene encoding (d)CMP kinase, giving the protein MNTGTNTARSAAPGTGTPAAAGRQLVVAIDGPSGSGKSSVSKEVARRFGLAYLDTGAMYRALTWWCLDRGVDLSDGGAVVEAARSFPLAQGTDPDRERVFVGGTDVGVEIRGARVTEAVSAVATNQAARAVLVARQQELIADSGRRIVAEGRDTTTVVAPDADARILLTADERARMARRGLQNGGVEDAEQLRARVVGRDAKDATVVNFTEAADGVVTIDSSELTVEQTVQAVIDVVVRAAGRST
- the gcvH gene encoding glycine cleavage system protein GcvH, translated to MSNIPADLSYTAEHEWIAGPDADGAVRIGITDHAQGELGDVVFVQLPEVGESVEAGAAVGEIESTKSVSDIFAPVSGEVTAVNEALEAEPGTVNSAPYAEGWLFAVRPSGEDYRSGLLDAEGYAAQLD
- a CDS encoding adenosine deaminase, translated to MNDLHTLPKAELHLHIEGTLEPELAFALAAKNGVEMPYGSVEELRRQYDFEDLSSFLALYYATMAVLRDASDFEALTRAYLERAAAQGLRHVDVFFDPQAHTARGVPLGTVVDGIRAALDAARAEHGLTSTLLLCFLRDRPAAEAVELFDSLGDQLPRIDGIGLDSAEVGHPPALFEEVYARARAAGLHVVAHAGEEAGPEYVREALDVLRVERVDHGIQCLSDPELVDRLVAERVPLTVCPLSNVRLRVVDTLADHPILDMLERGLLVTVNSDDPAYFGGYVGDVFQDLRDALGLTDEQAVALARNSVDASFAGTERKRAIHAEITAWEGR
- a CDS encoding MerR family transcriptional regulator produces the protein MTDPAETDPHRDDVQHEARVGISAVLKELGEDHPGITASKLRFLEDKGLVHPARTASGYRKFSRADVDRLRRILELQRDRYLPLKVIRERLDADEDARADDARRTAEPADPVTAPLPVVSAPRTYNLRELAARTGAGIPLVRELVSYGLIREQNGAFDDHALAITRAALALTAHGLEPRHLRPFKAAADRELGLVERAVAPLTSRRDAASRARAVERAQEISGLCLTIHTSLVRSEIDALQERAAVEG
- a CDS encoding PfkB family carbohydrate kinase; amino-acid sequence: MSGVVVVGQVGRDLVLTVAELPAEGGSADVLERQELLGGKGANQAVACRQLGAEVALVGVVGTDSAGTEVLAQAAADGIDVGAVVRRAGAPTALLVDLVGPRGVRRLLEDVDSGMLLDAGDVRASRDLLRSADAVLVQLQQPGAAVTEALEAAAAGGAIVVADGAPADGAVRRRVLGTADVVRADTAETEALVGWAPQDVPGTVRAAESLLAEGPRVVALATGEGDVVAWPGGHVLLPHLGEDPVDPTGAGDSFVAALTVALLRGESPESAAWWAAAAAAEVVGSAGGRPDLDLDRLRESASRARR